The following are encoded together in the Streptomyces sp. NBC_01465 genome:
- a CDS encoding nicotinate-nucleotide--dimethylbenzimidazole phosphoribosyltransferase, whose protein sequence is MNLDDFSDLIERPDSGVRRDAEERRERMAVPPGALGRLDELGEWLAVAQASAPVRPLAQPRVVLFAGDHGVAGLDVSARAAGSAHELVRSVLEGASPVSVLARRLDVPVRIIDAGLDCDPELLPEDVVRHRVRRGSGRIDIENALTLEEAEQAVRLGMKIADEEADSGTDLVVLGDLSVGGTTAAATLIAALCGTDASVVTGRGGAPIDDLAWMRKCAAVRDALRRARPVLGDLLELLATVGGADLAAITGFLLQSSVRRMPVILDGVVSSACALVAQRAAFRSPDAWLAGQLTGEPAQAKALDRMALNPLLDHGVTVGEGAGALLALPLVQAAAALAAELPERAEEKTV, encoded by the coding sequence CTGAATCTCGACGACTTCTCCGATCTGATCGAACGCCCCGACAGCGGCGTACGGCGTGACGCCGAGGAACGCCGGGAGCGGATGGCCGTTCCCCCCGGTGCGCTCGGCCGCCTCGACGAGCTCGGCGAGTGGCTCGCGGTCGCCCAGGCCAGCGCTCCGGTCAGGCCCCTCGCCCAGCCCCGCGTGGTGCTGTTCGCGGGCGACCACGGGGTCGCGGGACTCGACGTCTCGGCCCGGGCCGCCGGGAGCGCGCACGAACTCGTACGGTCCGTACTGGAGGGCGCCAGCCCCGTCTCGGTGCTGGCACGGCGTCTCGACGTACCGGTCCGGATCATCGACGCGGGCCTGGACTGCGACCCCGAACTGCTGCCCGAGGACGTCGTACGCCACCGGGTGCGGCGCGGCAGCGGCCGGATCGACATCGAGAACGCCCTCACCCTCGAGGAGGCCGAGCAGGCCGTCCGGCTCGGCATGAAGATCGCCGACGAGGAGGCCGACTCCGGCACCGACCTCGTCGTACTCGGCGATCTGAGCGTCGGCGGCACCACCGCGGCCGCCACCCTGATCGCGGCCCTCTGCGGTACGGACGCCTCGGTGGTCACCGGACGCGGCGGCGCCCCCATCGACGACCTGGCCTGGATGCGCAAGTGCGCGGCCGTACGGGACGCCCTGCGCCGGGCCCGCCCGGTCCTCGGCGACCTCCTGGAGCTCCTCGCCACGGTCGGCGGCGCGGACCTGGCCGCGATCACCGGTTTCCTGCTGCAGAGCTCGGTGCGCCGGATGCCGGTGATCCTGGACGGGGTCGTCTCCTCGGCCTGCGCCCTGGTCGCCCAGCGGGCCGCCTTCCGCTCCCCCGACGCCTGGCTCGCGGGCCAGCTGACCGGCGAGCCCGCCCAGGCGAAGGCCCTGGACCGGATGGCGCTCAACCCCCTGCTCGACCACGGCGTCACTGTGGGAGAAGGAGCCGGGGCACTGCTCGCACTTCCGCTCGTCCAAGCCGCCGCCGCACTGGCGGCCGAGCTGCCCGAGCGCGCGGAGGAAAAGACGGTCTGA
- a CDS encoding SDR family oxidoreductase — translation MVPYVPLCIGLSYCSLPPAEIRRDGASPVTHTVIGVSPFHRPNARLAAAVSRAGGLGVLDLGAGGRPAREALALARQWAPGAFGVRITAECTLHPDELNAPDGTGPHTVLLAPDAPWRIGHVQAPEVLAEVRSAQEARAAVRDGAAGVVVRGSECGGPAGELSTYVLLQKVLADADVTVPVWACGGIGPNTAAAAVLAGAAGVVLDVQLALVEEAELPGALASVLRTMDGSETVIVGGQRVLDRRRPGVPAELREHLLPVGQDAFLAARFAAKYGTAAAAVAAVREGIEQAVRTAQAPDALREGSPMARALGTALPVAQGPMTRVSDQARFAAAVAEGGGLPFIALALAGASQTRAVLEQTRAALGERPWGVGVLGFAPEDVRTAQLDAVRELRPSHVIIAGGRPSQASALEADGIKTFLHVPSPGLLGQFLAAGARRFVFEGAECGGHIGPRNSFPLWEAQLAVLEDFLDAEADRIDPQTVEVLYAGGIHDERSAAMVAALSAGLAARGVAVGVLMGTAYLFTEEAVRCGAIQPLFQRRVINAQGTALLQTAPGHATRCVPSPFSDQYQQLKNELREQGVPDRQAWEELERLNVGRLRIASKGIERVGDELLDVDEQRQLDEGMFMAGEVAVLRNATTTIASLHRGVGPGAAEFYERRAAELAAPAAPVEAPRIPDELDIAVVGMACMFPDSPDLPAFWANVLGGVDAVKEVPAGRWDPSVYYGEDAKTPDVSASKWGGFLPEIPFDPLSYGIPPASLSSIEPVQLLALEAARRALADAGYAKKAFPRDRTCVVFGAEAGSDAANATTLRTTLPAYLGHLPEELDAQLPTLTEDSFPGMLSNVISGRIANRLDLGGANYTVDAACASSLTAVDVACKELVTGSADVALCGGADLHNGINDYLLFSSVHALSKTGRCRPFDAEADGIALGEGVACVVLKRLSDAERDGDRVYAVIKGVGSASDGRSLGLTAPRPEGQRAAVERAYAQARIAPSEVGLVEAHGTGTVVGDRTELATLSTVFEEHGAEPGGCVIGSVKSQIGHTKCAAGLAGLIKTALALHTGVRPPTLHMKQPNPAWEAASSPFAFHDKALPWAEPAERRIAGVSAFGFGGTNFHVVLKAYDGGAPPRHGADAWPAELFVFRGTAAAEELLRVCGTGAWRLRDLALTAARRAESGGAVTGAVVASSVDELPVLLRALIAGESAPGVFLAGTDVSGETAFLFPGQGSQRPGMLADLFAAFPETQRHLENAPVDAIFPPTAFTAEAREAQRARLTDTRRAQPALGAVSLAAYDVLTSLGVRPDMAAGHSYGELTALCAAGAMTPEALLDLSVRRAEAILAAAGDDPGTMAAVGAGAAEVEKVLGTAGLAGRVVAANRNAPSQTVISGPTAAVEQAVAALAEAGLTATRLPVACAFHSPVVAAAGDRFAEALALHPVRTPEFPVWANLTAARYPADSGAVRGHLAEQIGSPVRFAEQIEAMYEAGARVFVEAGPGTVLTGLVGKILGDRPHHAIAFEPRPDAGLRGHLEALARLAAAGVPVATARLFAGRDAVVADPASAPRKPGWTVDGQLVRTAEGGLLEGALQPARRIELNLNQDRETTVSDADALLNEFLRTSREMVAAQRDVLMTYFGAAAGTVAAPVVTPVAVAAPEPMVEAVAEAPVAVAEQVDVLQVVLAVISERTGYPVEMIEPDLDLEADLSVDSIKRTEIAGELGKRLGGSGMDLRSLPDAELEELTRARTAAAIAQWLAPRVGGGGEPAAPAPAPAAAEQVDVLQVVLAVISERTGYPVEMIEPDLDLEADLSVDSIKRTEIAGELGKRLGDTGMDLRSLPDAELEELTRARTAAAIADWLQARIGGGSGAAPPTGAGAAATVPAGAGTSTGAGAGAGAGAGAGAGAGAGVGADPAAAAPAFAVGAQAAHVAPIAASPGAATFAGAVSPAGAASPAGAHVTPADGQGHAAAPAEPAAPLTGSAPKRYVLRTVPLDPAPATGPGALAGRHFLVLGEGTPVAQALVSRLQELGATAARSGGDLEGHAGPLDGVVHLAALATGDPVLPAEFPLFKTVLRRAPRWLLCARPAAGAARADGLSGFFRTVAREYPDTIARAVTLDTARPAAVLADELVGELLAADREPVVLRTESGGARHGIEPHETSLGLLATGGAGPAGDGAAEAAVLGLGPESVVVLAGGARGITARFAVALAGAARCRVELLGRTEAPEGPESPDTAAAPDKAALRAALAARRDGLRPAEIDREASRILAGREVAATLDEIRAAGGRAGYRAVDLRDAEAVQQAVKDTYAAFGRIDGIVHAAGVIEDRLLAEKDADSFNRVYGTKVDGAQALLSAVHKLPEPPAFAVLFGSISAVFGNRGQIDYAAANDALAGLGRQWGARTGSRALTVHWGPWAPTGAHGGMVSPELGREYARRGIELIDPEEGVMALLRELAWGDAETDEVVYTASEW, via the coding sequence ATGGTGCCTTACGTTCCCCTTTGTATCGGATTGTCGTATTGCAGTCTCCCGCCCGCAGAGATCCGCAGAGATGGAGCCTCTCCTGTGACGCACACCGTCATCGGCGTCAGTCCCTTCCACCGCCCCAACGCCAGGCTCGCCGCCGCTGTCAGCCGCGCAGGCGGACTCGGTGTGCTCGACCTCGGCGCGGGCGGCCGCCCCGCCCGCGAGGCCCTGGCGCTCGCCCGGCAGTGGGCGCCGGGCGCCTTCGGCGTCCGGATCACCGCGGAGTGCACGCTTCACCCCGACGAGCTCAACGCCCCGGACGGCACCGGGCCGCACACGGTGCTGCTCGCGCCCGACGCCCCCTGGCGGATCGGCCACGTACAGGCTCCCGAGGTGCTCGCCGAGGTGCGCTCCGCGCAGGAGGCGCGGGCCGCGGTGCGGGACGGGGCGGCCGGGGTCGTCGTGCGCGGCAGCGAGTGCGGCGGTCCCGCCGGGGAGCTGTCGACGTACGTGCTGCTGCAGAAGGTCCTGGCGGACGCGGACGTGACCGTCCCGGTGTGGGCGTGCGGAGGCATCGGCCCCAACACGGCGGCGGCCGCGGTCCTCGCGGGCGCCGCGGGTGTGGTCCTCGACGTACAGCTGGCGCTCGTGGAAGAGGCGGAACTGCCGGGGGCGCTCGCCTCCGTACTGCGGACCATGGACGGCTCCGAGACGGTGATCGTCGGCGGGCAGCGGGTCCTCGACCGGCGCAGGCCCGGGGTCCCCGCCGAGCTGCGCGAACATCTGCTGCCGGTCGGCCAGGACGCGTTTCTGGCGGCGCGGTTCGCCGCGAAGTACGGGACTGCGGCGGCCGCCGTCGCCGCGGTGCGGGAGGGGATCGAGCAGGCCGTACGTACTGCTCAGGCCCCCGACGCCCTTCGCGAGGGGTCCCCGATGGCCCGGGCGCTCGGCACCGCGCTGCCCGTCGCGCAGGGGCCGATGACCCGGGTCAGCGACCAGGCGCGGTTCGCTGCGGCCGTCGCGGAGGGCGGCGGGCTGCCGTTCATCGCGCTCGCGCTGGCCGGGGCCTCGCAGACCCGGGCCGTACTGGAACAGACGCGGGCGGCGCTGGGGGAGCGGCCGTGGGGTGTGGGCGTGCTGGGCTTCGCGCCCGAGGACGTACGGACGGCCCAGCTCGACGCCGTACGAGAGCTGCGGCCCTCGCACGTCATCATCGCGGGCGGCCGGCCCTCGCAGGCCTCCGCTCTCGAAGCCGACGGGATCAAGACCTTCCTGCATGTGCCCTCGCCCGGGCTGCTCGGGCAGTTCCTGGCCGCGGGCGCACGCCGGTTCGTCTTCGAGGGCGCCGAGTGCGGCGGGCACATCGGGCCGCGCAACAGCTTCCCGCTCTGGGAGGCGCAGCTCGCCGTACTGGAGGACTTCCTCGACGCCGAGGCCGACCGCATCGACCCCCAGACGGTCGAGGTGCTGTACGCGGGCGGGATCCACGACGAACGCTCCGCCGCGATGGTCGCCGCGCTCTCCGCCGGACTCGCCGCGCGCGGGGTCGCGGTGGGCGTGCTGATGGGGACGGCGTACCTCTTCACCGAGGAGGCCGTCCGCTGCGGGGCGATCCAGCCACTCTTCCAGCGCCGGGTCATCAACGCGCAGGGCACGGCGCTGCTGCAGACCGCGCCCGGGCATGCGACGCGCTGCGTGCCGAGCCCCTTCAGCGACCAGTACCAGCAGCTCAAGAACGAACTGCGCGAGCAGGGCGTTCCCGACCGGCAGGCCTGGGAGGAACTGGAGCGGCTCAACGTCGGGCGGCTGCGGATCGCGTCCAAGGGCATCGAGCGGGTCGGCGACGAACTCCTCGACGTGGACGAACAGCGCCAGCTGGACGAGGGCATGTTCATGGCCGGCGAGGTCGCCGTGCTGCGGAACGCGACCACGACGATCGCGTCCCTGCACCGGGGCGTCGGCCCGGGCGCCGCGGAGTTCTACGAGCGGCGGGCCGCCGAGCTGGCCGCTCCGGCGGCGCCGGTGGAGGCGCCGCGGATCCCCGACGAACTGGACATCGCGGTCGTCGGCATGGCCTGCATGTTCCCCGACTCGCCCGATCTGCCCGCCTTCTGGGCCAACGTCCTCGGCGGCGTCGACGCGGTGAAGGAGGTCCCGGCCGGACGCTGGGACCCCTCCGTCTACTACGGCGAGGACGCGAAGACCCCGGACGTCTCGGCGTCCAAGTGGGGCGGCTTCCTCCCCGAGATCCCCTTCGACCCGCTGAGCTACGGCATCCCCCCGGCCTCCCTCAGCTCCATCGAACCCGTACAGCTCCTCGCCCTGGAGGCGGCACGGCGGGCGCTCGCCGACGCCGGGTACGCGAAGAAGGCCTTCCCGCGCGACCGCACCTGCGTCGTCTTCGGCGCGGAGGCGGGCAGCGACGCGGCCAACGCGACGACCCTGCGCACCACGCTCCCCGCCTACCTCGGCCACCTCCCCGAGGAGCTCGACGCTCAGCTCCCCACCCTGACCGAGGACTCCTTCCCCGGGATGCTCTCCAACGTCATCTCGGGGCGCATCGCCAACCGCCTCGACCTCGGCGGCGCCAACTACACGGTCGACGCGGCCTGCGCCTCCTCGCTGACCGCCGTCGACGTCGCCTGCAAGGAGCTGGTGACGGGCTCCGCGGACGTCGCGCTCTGCGGCGGCGCCGACCTGCACAACGGCATCAACGACTACCTCCTCTTCTCCTCCGTCCACGCCCTCTCCAAGACCGGCCGCTGCCGGCCCTTCGACGCGGAGGCCGACGGGATCGCGCTGGGGGAGGGCGTCGCGTGTGTGGTCCTGAAGCGGCTGAGCGATGCGGAACGGGACGGCGACCGTGTGTACGCCGTCATCAAGGGCGTCGGCAGCGCCAGCGATGGGCGCTCGCTCGGGCTGACCGCACCCAGGCCCGAAGGGCAGCGGGCGGCGGTCGAGCGGGCGTACGCGCAGGCCCGTATCGCACCGTCGGAAGTCGGTCTCGTCGAGGCGCACGGGACGGGGACGGTGGTCGGCGACCGTACCGAACTCGCCACGCTCTCCACGGTGTTCGAGGAGCACGGGGCCGAGCCCGGCGGCTGCGTCATCGGCTCCGTGAAGTCCCAGATCGGGCACACCAAGTGCGCGGCGGGCCTGGCCGGACTGATCAAGACCGCCCTCGCGCTCCACACCGGCGTACGGCCGCCGACGCTCCACATGAAGCAGCCGAACCCGGCGTGGGAAGCGGCGTCCAGCCCCTTCGCCTTCCACGACAAGGCGCTCCCGTGGGCCGAACCGGCCGAGCGCCGCATCGCGGGCGTCAGCGCCTTCGGCTTCGGCGGGACGAACTTCCATGTGGTGCTGAAGGCGTACGACGGCGGGGCGCCCCCGCGCCACGGCGCGGACGCCTGGCCCGCCGAGCTCTTCGTCTTCCGGGGCACGGCGGCGGCCGAGGAGCTGCTGCGCGTGTGCGGTACGGGCGCCTGGCGGCTGCGTGACCTCGCGCTGACGGCGGCGCGGCGGGCCGAGTCGGGCGGGGCGGTGACGGGTGCGGTTGTCGCCTCTTCTGTTGATGAACTCCCTGTGCTGCTGCGGGCGTTGATCGCGGGCGAGTCCGCCCCCGGGGTCTTCCTGGCCGGGACCGACGTGTCCGGGGAGACCGCGTTCCTCTTCCCCGGGCAGGGCAGCCAGCGCCCCGGAATGCTGGCCGACCTCTTCGCCGCCTTCCCCGAGACACAGCGCCACCTGGAGAACGCGCCTGTCGACGCGATCTTCCCGCCCACCGCCTTCACCGCGGAGGCCAGGGAGGCCCAGCGCGCCCGGCTCACCGACACGCGCCGGGCCCAACCCGCCCTGGGCGCCGTGTCGTTGGCCGCGTACGACGTGCTCACCTCGCTCGGTGTCCGCCCCGACATGGCCGCCGGTCATTCCTACGGCGAGCTGACCGCGCTGTGTGCGGCCGGGGCGATGACCCCCGAGGCGCTCCTCGACCTCAGCGTCCGGCGCGCGGAGGCGATCCTCGCCGCCGCGGGCGACGACCCCGGCACGATGGCCGCCGTCGGAGCGGGCGCGGCCGAGGTCGAGAAGGTCCTCGGCACGGCCGGCCTGGCGGGCCGGGTGGTCGCCGCCAACCGCAACGCGCCCTCCCAGACGGTGATTTCGGGCCCCACGGCGGCGGTCGAGCAGGCGGTCGCGGCGCTCGCCGAGGCGGGCCTGACGGCAACGAGGCTCCCTGTGGCCTGCGCCTTCCACAGCCCGGTCGTCGCGGCGGCCGGCGACCGCTTCGCCGAGGCGCTGGCGCTGCACCCGGTGCGTACGCCCGAATTCCCGGTCTGGGCGAACCTCACGGCGGCCCGCTATCCGGCGGACTCGGGTGCGGTACGCGGCCACCTCGCCGAGCAGATCGGCTCGCCCGTACGCTTCGCCGAGCAGATCGAGGCGATGTACGAGGCGGGGGCGCGCGTCTTCGTCGAGGCGGGCCCGGGGACGGTCCTGACGGGGCTGGTCGGCAAGATCCTCGGCGACCGCCCGCACCACGCCATCGCCTTCGAGCCCCGCCCCGACGCCGGTCTGCGCGGCCATCTGGAGGCCCTCGCGCGGCTGGCGGCGGCGGGTGTCCCGGTCGCTACGGCCCGCCTCTTCGCGGGGCGCGACGCGGTGGTGGCCGACCCGGCCTCCGCACCGAGGAAGCCCGGCTGGACGGTCGACGGCCAGCTCGTCCGTACGGCGGAGGGCGGCCTGCTGGAGGGGGCGCTGCAGCCGGCCCGGCGGATCGAACTCAACCTGAACCAGGATCGGGAGACGACAGTGTCCGACGCGGACGCCCTGCTCAACGAGTTCCTGCGCACGAGCCGCGAGATGGTCGCGGCGCAGCGGGACGTGCTGATGACGTACTTCGGGGCGGCGGCGGGGACGGTGGCTGCGCCTGTCGTGACGCCGGTGGCGGTCGCGGCGCCCGAGCCGATGGTCGAGGCCGTGGCCGAGGCCCCGGTGGCTGTCGCCGAGCAGGTGGATGTGCTGCAGGTGGTGCTGGCGGTGATCAGTGAGCGTACGGGTTACCCGGTGGAGATGATCGAGCCGGATCTGGACCTGGAAGCGGATCTGAGCGTCGACTCGATCAAGAGGACTGAGATTGCTGGGGAGTTGGGCAAGCGGCTGGGCGGGAGCGGGATGGACCTGCGGTCGCTGCCGGACGCGGAGCTGGAGGAGCTGACGCGGGCGCGCACGGCGGCGGCGATCGCGCAGTGGCTGGCGCCGCGGGTGGGCGGCGGCGGGGAGCCCGCTGCTCCCGCCCCTGCTCCTGCCGCCGCCGAGCAGGTGGATGTGCTGCAGGTGGTGCTGGCGGTGATCAGCGAGCGTACGGGCTACCCCGTGGAGATGATCGAGCCGGATCTGGACCTGGAAGCGGATCTGAGCGTCGACTCCATCAAGAGGACTGAAATTGCTGGGGAGTTGGGCAAGCGCCTCGGCGACACCGGCATGGACCTGCGGTCGCTGCCGGACGCGGAGCTGGAGGAGCTGACACGGGCCCGCACGGCGGCGGCGATCGCGGACTGGCTGCAGGCCAGGATCGGCGGAGGCTCCGGGGCCGCGCCCCCGACCGGGGCAGGAGCCGCTGCCACGGTCCCGGCTGGAGCCGGAACCTCGACAGGAGCAGGAGCAGGAGCAGGAGCAGGAGCAGGAGCAGGAGCAGGAGCAGGAGCAGGAGTAGGAGCCGACCCTGCAGCCGCTGCCCCGGCCTTCGCCGTTGGTGCGCAGGCAGCGCACGTTGCGCCGATCGCCGCGTCGCCCGGTGCAGCGACGTTCGCAGGTGCTGTCTCCCCGGCGGGCGCAGCCTCGCCCGCCGGAGCGCACGTGACCCCGGCCGACGGACAGGGCCACGCCGCCGCCCCCGCCGAGCCCGCCGCCCCCCTCACCGGCTCCGCCCCCAAGCGGTACGTCCTGCGGACCGTCCCCCTCGACCCCGCCCCGGCCACGGGCCCCGGCGCCCTCGCCGGGCGGCACTTCCTCGTCCTCGGCGAGGGCACCCCCGTCGCCCAGGCCCTCGTCTCCCGCCTCCAGGAGCTCGGCGCCACCGCCGCCCGCTCCGGGGGCGACCTCGAAGGGCACGCAGGCCCGCTCGACGGCGTCGTGCACCTCGCCGCGCTCGCCACCGGCGACCCCGTACTGCCCGCCGAATTCCCCCTGTTCAAGACCGTCCTGCGCCGCGCACCCCGCTGGCTGCTCTGCGCCAGGCCCGCCGCCGGGGCCGCCCGCGCCGACGGGCTGAGCGGTTTCTTCCGTACGGTCGCACGCGAGTACCCGGACACCATCGCCCGCGCCGTCACCCTCGACACCGCCCGCCCCGCCGCCGTCCTCGCCGACGAGCTGGTCGGCGAACTCCTCGCCGCCGACCGCGAACCGGTCGTGTTGCGTACGGAGTCCGGAGGCGCCCGCCACGGCATCGAGCCCCACGAGACCAGCCTCGGACTCCTGGCCACCGGTGGCGCCGGACCCGCCGGGGACGGGGCCGCCGAAGCCGCCGTCCTCGGCCTCGGCCCCGAGTCGGTGGTGGTGCTCGCGGGCGGGGCGCGCGGGATCACCGCCCGGTTCGCGGTCGCGCTCGCGGGCGCCGCGCGCTGCCGCGTCGAGCTCCTCGGCCGTACGGAAGCACCCGAGGGTCCGGAGTCCCCGGACACCGCCGCCGCCCCCGACAAGGCCGCCCTGCGCGCCGCACTCGCCGCCCGCCGCGACGGGCTTCGCCCCGCCGAGATCGACCGCGAGGCGAGCCGTATCCTCGCCGGCCGCGAGGTCGCCGCGACCCTGGACGAGATCCGGGCCGCGGGCGGCCGGGCGGGCTACCGCGCGGTGGACCTGCGGGACGCGGAGGCGGTGCAGCAGGCGGTCAAGGACACGTACGCCGCCTTCGGCCGGATCGACGGCATCGTGCACGCGGCCGGGGTCATCGAGGACCGGCTGCTCGCCGAGAAGGACGCGGACTCCTTCAACCGGGTCTACGGGACGAAGGTCGACGGCGCCCAGGCGCTGCTCAGCGCGGTGCACAAGCTCCCCGAACCGCCCGCCTTCGCCGTCCTGTTCGGCTCCATCTCCGCCGTCTTCGGCAACCGCGGCCAGATCGACTACGCGGCGGCCAACGACGCGCTCGCCGGCCTCGGCAGGCAGTGGGGCGCCCGGACCGGATCGAGGGCCCTGACCGTCCACTGGGGCCCATGGGCCCCGACCGGCGCGCACGGCGGGATGGTCAGCCCCGAACTCGGCCGCGAGTACGCACGGCGCGGGATCGAGCTGATCGACCCGGAGGAGGGCGTGATGGCGCTCCTGCGCGAGCTGGCCTGGGGCGACGCGGAGACCGACGAGGTCGTCTACACCGCGTCGGAGTGGTGA
- a CDS encoding phosphatidylglycerol lysyltransferase domain-containing protein, giving the protein MGEVRLSSEGASDRSTTLSRRSAGFAVWYLRVVTFINLLSAVWVSFGQDIKRHNVDDYFTPYLLTAGFASGAFTMFLAITMRRRKRAAWIMNSVIGWLFLLLFAFAMAVDESVRRYAQNWVSLGLTAAFVAALVLGKREFYAKGDRSNPKLATAVAAGGLLVCSLLAALLVSATNNPRDGYTSDFLDRWRYGVMRLISLVPNSSHTHGITTPGWVDVVINIVSTLLLLAVLYAAFRSRKAVDPLSEEDEAQLRTLLDKHGDRDSLGYFSLRREKSAIWSPTGKAAVTYRVVGGVSLASGDPIGDPEAWPGAIDPWLAEAREHGWIPAVMGASEEGGTVFARHGLNALELGDEAIVEIAEFTLEGRAMRTVRQAYNRVKRAGYTVRIRRHEDIPAEEMDQLLARADDWRDGATERGFSMALGRLGDPGDGRCVMLECSDGEGELRAVLSFVPWGPEGLSLDLMRRDRDSENGLMEFMVIELLQRAKEIGITQVSLNFAMFRSVFERGSKLGAGPVLRLWRSLLSFFSRWWQIESLYRANAKYRPIWEPRFMLFEKSADLLRIGIASARAEGFLEAPGLPKWLHRRHLGSKR; this is encoded by the coding sequence ATGGGAGAAGTCCGTTTGTCCAGCGAGGGAGCATCCGACCGGTCCACGACGCTGTCCCGCAGAAGTGCGGGATTCGCCGTCTGGTACCTCCGCGTCGTCACGTTCATCAATCTGCTCAGCGCGGTCTGGGTCTCTTTCGGGCAGGACATCAAGCGGCACAACGTCGACGACTACTTCACTCCGTACCTGCTGACGGCGGGCTTCGCCTCCGGCGCGTTCACGATGTTCCTGGCCATCACCATGCGCCGCCGCAAACGTGCCGCCTGGATCATGAACTCGGTCATCGGCTGGCTCTTCCTGCTGCTCTTCGCCTTCGCGATGGCCGTCGACGAATCGGTCCGCCGCTACGCCCAGAACTGGGTCTCGCTCGGTCTGACCGCCGCCTTCGTGGCCGCGCTGGTCCTGGGCAAGCGCGAGTTCTACGCCAAGGGAGACCGCTCCAACCCCAAGCTCGCCACGGCCGTGGCCGCCGGCGGACTGCTGGTCTGCTCCCTGCTCGCAGCCCTGCTCGTCTCCGCCACCAACAACCCGCGCGACGGTTACACCTCGGACTTCCTGGACCGCTGGCGCTACGGCGTGATGCGGCTGATCTCCCTGGTCCCCAACAGCTCCCACACCCACGGCATCACCACCCCCGGCTGGGTCGACGTCGTCATCAACATCGTCTCCACCCTGCTGCTGCTCGCCGTCCTGTACGCGGCCTTCCGCTCGCGCAAGGCCGTCGACCCGCTCAGCGAGGAGGACGAGGCGCAGCTGCGTACGCTCCTCGACAAGCACGGCGACCGCGACTCGCTCGGCTACTTCTCGCTGCGCCGCGAGAAGAGCGCCATCTGGTCGCCCACCGGCAAGGCGGCGGTCACCTACCGCGTCGTCGGCGGGGTCTCCCTCGCGTCCGGCGACCCGATCGGCGACCCGGAGGCCTGGCCGGGCGCGATCGACCCCTGGCTGGCCGAGGCGCGCGAGCACGGCTGGATCCCCGCCGTCATGGGCGCCAGCGAGGAGGGCGGCACCGTCTTCGCCCGGCACGGGCTCAACGCACTCGAACTCGGCGACGAAGCGATCGTGGAGATCGCGGAGTTCACCCTGGAGGGGCGCGCGATGCGCACCGTCCGTCAGGCCTACAACCGGGTCAAGCGCGCCGGGTACACCGTCCGCATCCGCCGCCACGAGGACATCCCCGCCGAGGAGATGGACCAGCTCCTGGCGCGCGCCGACGACTGGCGCGACGGAGCCACCGAACGCGGCTTCTCGATGGCGCTCGGCCGGCTCGGGGACCCTGGCGACGGACGCTGCGTCATGCTCGAATGCTCGGACGGGGAAGGGGAGTTGCGTGCCGTACTGAGCTTCGTGCCCTGGGGCCCCGAAGGCCTCTCCCTCGACCTGATGCGCCGTGACCGCGACTCCGAGAACGGCCTGATGGAGTTCATGGTCATCGAACTCCTGCAGCGCGCAAAGGAGATCGGGATCACTCAGGTCTCACTGAACTTCGCGATGTTCAGGTCTGTCTTCGAACGTGGCTCGAAGCTCGGCGCCGGACCGGTGCTGAGGTTGTGGCGCTCCCTGCTCAGCTTCTTCTCCCGCTGGTGGCAGATCGAGTCCCTCTACCGCGCCAACGCCAAGTACCGGCCGATCTGGGAGCCACGATTCATGCTCTTCGAGAAGAGTGCGGACCTGCTGCGCATCGGGATCGCCTCGGCGCGCGCCGAGGGGTTCCTGGAGGCACCGGGCCTGCCCAAGTGGCTCCACCGCAGGCACCTGGGGTCCAAGAGATGA